From the genome of Streptomyces sp. NBC_01116, one region includes:
- a CDS encoding transglycosylase family protein, which translates to MAANGRHRRYQPSRINRASLTVTASGAGIALPLITAASAGAAPVEVWEKVAACESSGNWDVNTGNGYYGGLQFSGSTWSAFGGTQYAPRADLATRDQQIAVAEKVLDGQGPGAWPTCSVRAGLTRGGDAPGAAPEAETDTQSAGSRPVRAAAPQSAPPRRPVTRPAEATPTHVPGKRDSYTVASGDSLSGIASAQRVRGGWQGLYAANRTVVGGDPDLIFPGQRLSLDQSRASKAGEGKSSGQPARKTAPKPPAATPEAKKTDQRKAEPKKEAPAQAAPKKEAPKQRAPEKTAPKQQAPKKEVPKREAPKERPAPERAVKHSGFSAPVSAGTGTPYRQAGGWSSGYHTGVDFPVPTGTSVKSVAPGRVVSAGWAGAYGYEVVIRHSDGKYSQYAHLSALHVRAGQSVSGGQRIARSGSTGNSTGPHLHFEIRTGPGYGSDVDPLAYLRAGGVRV; encoded by the coding sequence ATGGCCGCGAACGGACGGCACCGCAGATACCAGCCGAGCCGGATCAACCGTGCCTCGCTCACGGTGACGGCGAGCGGTGCGGGCATCGCCCTCCCGCTCATCACCGCGGCGTCGGCGGGGGCCGCGCCGGTCGAGGTCTGGGAGAAGGTCGCCGCCTGCGAGTCCAGCGGCAATTGGGACGTCAACACCGGCAACGGCTATTACGGCGGCCTCCAGTTCAGCGGCTCCACCTGGTCGGCCTTCGGCGGCACGCAGTACGCGCCGCGCGCCGACCTCGCCACCCGGGACCAGCAGATCGCCGTCGCCGAAAAGGTGCTGGACGGCCAGGGCCCCGGCGCCTGGCCCACCTGTTCCGTACGGGCGGGGCTCACCCGGGGCGGGGACGCGCCAGGGGCCGCCCCGGAGGCGGAGACCGACACGCAGAGCGCGGGAAGCCGGCCGGTGCGGGCCGCGGCGCCGCAGAGCGCGCCGCCCCGCCGGCCGGTGACCCGCCCCGCCGAGGCGACGCCCACCCATGTGCCGGGCAAGCGCGACTCGTACACCGTCGCGAGCGGCGACTCCCTCTCCGGGATCGCGTCCGCCCAGCGGGTGCGCGGCGGCTGGCAGGGCCTCTACGCGGCCAACCGCACCGTCGTCGGGGGCGACCCGGACCTGATCTTCCCCGGGCAGCGGCTGAGCCTCGACCAGAGCCGGGCATCGAAGGCGGGGGAGGGGAAGAGCTCCGGGCAGCCCGCGCGGAAGACCGCCCCGAAGCCCCCGGCGGCGACGCCCGAGGCGAAGAAGACGGACCAGCGCAAGGCCGAGCCGAAGAAGGAAGCGCCCGCGCAGGCCGCGCCGAAGAAGGAAGCCCCGAAACAGCGGGCCCCTGAGAAGACGGCCCCGAAGCAGCAGGCGCCCAAGAAGGAAGTGCCGAAGAGGGAAGCGCCGAAGGAGCGTCCCGCTCCGGAGCGCGCCGTGAAGCACTCCGGTTTCAGCGCCCCGGTCTCCGCCGGCACCGGTACCCCCTACCGGCAGGCCGGCGGCTGGTCCAGCGGCTATCACACCGGAGTGGACTTCCCCGTGCCCACCGGGACATCGGTGAAGTCGGTGGCTCCGGGCCGCGTCGTCTCGGCCGGCTGGGCCGGAGCGTACGGCTACGAGGTCGTCATCCGGCACAGCGACGGCAAGTACAGCCAGTACGCCCATCTCTCCGCGCTCCACGTGCGCGCGGGGCAGTCGGTCTCCGGCGGACAGCGCATCGCCCGCTCCGGCTCCACGGGCAACAGCACGGGCCCGCACCTGCACTTCGAGATCCGCACGGGCCCCGGCTACGGCTCGGACGTCGACCCGCTCGCCTACCTCCGCGCAGGCGGCGTCAGGGTCTGA
- a CDS encoding DMT family transporter: MSSLALSVLLSLVSAVAYAAGAIIQERVAATGDNAWQTLLRNGVWWAAVLLNGTGAVLHVVALAYGPLSLVQPLGALTIVFALPMAALFVGRRAGATAWRGALMATAGLGGLLALTGNAEPHTLNGPEQALLASVTFGAVGALVVLARTLRRPVLRSIVLATGAGAAFGMASVFTKTVAVEWTSGSLRSGALPLLVIAGLAAAGLFLSQAAYRGAGLTAPLATVTVVNPVVAAAIGITLFGEHFRLGVPGTVLALSCGALAAGGLIMLTRERLRTEHGEEPRTDAGAEAAPSPSPVVPEPASGRMPVPQSPSPLPPGQAVPQVEFGAPGPLAQQRRRGGATLRRPRSDRTVQTLTPPARR; encoded by the coding sequence ATGAGTTCCCTTGCGCTGTCGGTGCTGCTGTCACTGGTCTCCGCGGTCGCCTACGCGGCCGGGGCGATCATCCAGGAGCGCGTGGCCGCGACCGGCGACAACGCGTGGCAGACCCTGCTGCGCAACGGCGTGTGGTGGGCCGCCGTCCTCCTCAACGGGACCGGGGCGGTCCTGCACGTGGTGGCGCTCGCCTACGGCCCGCTCAGCCTGGTCCAGCCGCTCGGCGCGCTGACGATCGTCTTCGCCCTGCCGATGGCGGCCCTGTTCGTCGGGCGGAGGGCGGGGGCGACGGCCTGGCGCGGCGCCCTGATGGCGACGGCCGGTCTCGGCGGGCTGCTCGCGCTCACGGGGAACGCCGAGCCGCACACCCTGAACGGCCCCGAGCAGGCGCTGCTCGCCTCGGTGACGTTCGGGGCCGTCGGCGCGCTCGTCGTGCTCGCCCGTACGCTGCGCCGGCCGGTCCTGCGCAGCATCGTGCTGGCCACGGGCGCGGGCGCGGCGTTCGGCATGGCCTCGGTGTTCACCAAGACCGTGGCCGTGGAGTGGACGTCCGGTTCGCTGCGCTCGGGCGCACTGCCGCTGCTGGTGATCGCCGGGCTCGCGGCGGCGGGCCTGTTCCTGTCCCAGGCCGCCTACCGGGGCGCGGGCCTCACGGCTCCGCTCGCGACGGTGACGGTGGTCAACCCGGTGGTGGCCGCCGCGATCGGCATCACGCTGTTCGGCGAGCACTTCCGTCTCGGCGTCCCGGGCACCGTACTGGCCCTCTCCTGCGGGGCGCTGGCCGCCGGCGGCCTGATCATGCTGACGCGGGAGCGGCTGCGCACGGAGCACGGCGAGGAGCCGCGTACGGACGCCGGGGCGGAGGCTGCCCCCTCGCCGTCACCGGTCGTGCCGGAACCGGCGTCGGGCCGGATGCCCGTGCCGCAGTCGCCGTCGCCCCTGCCGCCGGGGCAAGCGGTCCCGCAGGTGGAGTTCGGCGCGCCGGGCCCGCTCGCGCAGCAGCGACGGCGCGGCGGAGCCACCCTGCGTCGCCCACGCTCCGACCGGACGGTTCAGACCCTGACGCCGCCTGCGCGGAGGTAG
- a CDS encoding (2Fe-2S)-binding protein: MDLVLLASVGGFFALRTTPVPGGGHRPLERLYAGDGGPLAARVDKVAARLAAPERRVAASIAHLGLAARLWSLALGPAALFGRIPALTPGALHWDPAATSPDDLWLAGTAELPGTAAHIREEVQYGHLDPLSEAFRRDCTISPQLLRGNAGSALAGAVRELVAFARAHDRPDVAVRARALAAELFDDEALRGTGAPHGPAFRRRSCCLYYRCPGGGLCGDCVFDRAPGQGAKGR; encoded by the coding sequence ATGGACCTGGTGCTACTGGCGTCGGTCGGGGGATTCTTCGCGCTGCGGACCACTCCGGTGCCGGGCGGCGGGCACCGTCCGCTGGAGCGGTTGTACGCGGGGGACGGCGGTCCTCTCGCCGCGCGCGTCGACAAGGTCGCGGCACGCCTCGCGGCCCCCGAGCGCAGGGTCGCCGCCTCCATCGCCCACCTCGGCCTCGCCGCCCGGCTCTGGTCCCTCGCGCTGGGCCCGGCCGCGCTCTTCGGGCGGATCCCCGCCCTGACGCCCGGCGCCCTCCACTGGGACCCCGCGGCCACCTCGCCGGACGACCTGTGGCTAGCGGGGACGGCCGAGCTCCCCGGCACGGCGGCACACATCCGCGAGGAGGTCCAGTACGGGCATCTCGACCCGCTGTCCGAGGCGTTCCGGCGCGACTGCACGATCTCCCCGCAGCTGCTGCGGGGCAACGCGGGGTCCGCGCTCGCCGGAGCCGTGCGCGAACTCGTCGCCTTCGCGCGCGCCCACGACCGGCCGGACGTGGCCGTACGGGCCCGGGCGCTGGCGGCCGAGCTCTTCGACGACGAGGCGCTGCGCGGCACCGGGGCCCCGCACGGGCCCGCGTTCCGGCGGCGCAGCTGCTGCCTGTACTACCGCTGCCCGGGCGGCGGGCTGTGCGGGGACTGTGTGTTCGACCGGGCGCCCGGACAGGGTGCGAAGGGACGGTAG
- a CDS encoding STAS domain-containing protein has translation MLSSPNEDRAVRITTRQERDASVLAVSGDLDIDSVAPLGLALTEAAGNGSGPVVVDLSGVGFADSTTVNVLLQGHTALGGRLRLAAPSPFMRRLIGMIGLDSALPVLPSVDAAIDAVLPS, from the coding sequence GTGCTTTCATCGCCCAACGAAGACAGAGCCGTCAGAATCACCACCCGGCAGGAGCGGGACGCATCGGTCCTCGCCGTGTCGGGTGACCTCGATATCGACAGCGTCGCCCCGTTGGGCCTCGCCCTGACCGAGGCGGCCGGCAACGGCTCCGGCCCGGTCGTCGTGGACCTCTCCGGCGTAGGCTTCGCGGACTCGACGACGGTGAACGTGCTTCTCCAGGGACACACCGCGCTGGGCGGTCGGCTGCGGCTCGCCGCCCCGTCCCCGTTCATGCGCCGCCTGATCGGGATGATCGGCCTCGACAGCGCCCTGCCCGTCCTGCCGTCCGTGGACGCCGCCATCGACGCCGTACTGCCTTCCTGA
- a CDS encoding MarR family winged helix-turn-helix transcriptional regulator, whose protein sequence is MPHRGFRPSSREQASADAVAASELLEVLWGRGQESAASGTVSPSQLRALLVVEKQEGTNLRALGEALGSRAPSVSRLCDRMEAMGLVQRAPSPTSRREVELRLSLRGRALLEEYRALRAGELNAVLRRMDPAALAALAEGLSAFHAAASERLSPQRDTAASPLRDDVADSA, encoded by the coding sequence ATGCCCCACCGAGGATTTCGCCCGAGCAGTCGCGAACAGGCGTCCGCCGACGCCGTCGCCGCCTCGGAGCTGCTGGAGGTGCTGTGGGGCCGGGGCCAGGAATCGGCCGCGTCCGGAACCGTATCGCCCTCCCAGCTCCGTGCCCTGCTGGTGGTCGAGAAGCAGGAGGGCACCAATCTGCGGGCCTTGGGTGAGGCCCTGGGCTCGCGTGCCCCCTCCGTCAGCAGGCTCTGCGACCGGATGGAGGCGATGGGGCTCGTCCAGCGGGCGCCCAGCCCGACCAGCCGTCGCGAAGTGGAACTGCGGCTGAGCCTGCGTGGCCGCGCCCTCCTGGAAGAGTACCGGGCCCTGCGCGCGGGCGAACTGAACGCCGTGCTGAGGCGGATGGATCCTGCCGCCCTCGCCGCCCTCGCCGAGGGCCTCTCGGCCTTCCACGCCGCCGCTTCGGAGCGCCTTTCCCCGCAAAGGGATACGGCCGCCTCCCCACTGCGCGATGATGTCGCGGACAGCGCCTAG
- a CDS encoding PP2C family protein-serine/threonine phosphatase produces the protein MNRRTDIEAAVRAAAPHALLATLRTELSSAYGALAVELHLADYSLRALKSLDRPDDESEPLSLHNSPEGRAFGSQEPREQQVRHDDAVDHHLPVTVRGERLGILTVRLPQALSTPELIGELAHVADLLGHEILVAERDTDLYQRARRTTRLTLAAEMQWQLLPARACTAAEFAIGAQLEPAYAIHGDNFDWAADADELTLAVTNGMGEGIQASLLTNLAVNALRNARRAGIGIADQAALADQALYDQHRGASHVSTLLLRFELATGRVGVVDAGSPQLWMQRGREVRRIELEAQLPLGMFEESQYTVQEFQVEPGDRLLLLSDGVYEAVSPLGEAYGERALARAIQSTRLLPAATVPRAMLGELAEYRGTETLDDALVLCLDWFGRPDGRGAA, from the coding sequence GTGAACAGACGAACGGACATCGAGGCCGCTGTGCGGGCCGCAGCACCGCACGCGCTGCTGGCCACCCTGCGGACCGAGCTCAGCAGCGCCTACGGGGCCCTGGCGGTCGAGCTCCACCTCGCCGACTACAGCCTGCGGGCCCTCAAATCCCTGGACCGGCCCGACGACGAGAGCGAGCCGCTGTCCCTCCACAACAGCCCCGAGGGCCGGGCATTCGGCAGCCAGGAGCCCCGCGAACAGCAGGTCCGGCACGACGACGCCGTCGACCACCACCTGCCCGTGACCGTACGGGGCGAACGGCTCGGCATCCTCACCGTCCGGCTGCCCCAGGCCCTGTCCACCCCGGAGCTGATCGGCGAGCTGGCCCACGTGGCGGATCTGCTGGGCCACGAGATCCTCGTCGCCGAGCGGGACACCGACCTCTACCAGCGGGCCCGGCGCACCACCCGCCTCACCCTCGCCGCCGAGATGCAGTGGCAGCTGCTGCCCGCCCGCGCCTGCACCGCCGCCGAGTTCGCCATCGGGGCCCAGCTGGAGCCCGCGTACGCCATCCACGGCGACAACTTCGACTGGGCCGCCGACGCCGACGAGCTGACCCTCGCGGTGACCAACGGCATGGGCGAGGGCATACAGGCCTCCCTCCTCACCAATCTCGCCGTCAACGCCCTGCGCAACGCCCGCCGGGCCGGCATCGGCATCGCGGACCAGGCGGCCCTCGCCGACCAGGCCCTCTACGACCAGCACCGCGGCGCGTCCCACGTCTCCACTCTGCTGCTCCGCTTCGAGCTGGCGACGGGGCGGGTCGGCGTCGTCGACGCGGGGTCGCCGCAGCTGTGGATGCAGCGCGGCCGGGAGGTGCGCCGGATCGAGCTGGAGGCGCAGCTGCCGCTCGGCATGTTCGAGGAGTCGCAGTACACGGTCCAGGAGTTCCAGGTGGAGCCCGGCGACCGGCTGCTGCTGCTCAGCGACGGCGTCTACGAGGCGGTGTCCCCGCTCGGCGAGGCGTACGGGGAACGCGCGCTGGCCCGCGCGATCCAGTCGACACGGCTCCTTCCGGCCGCCACGGTGCCGCGCGCGATGCTCGGCGAACTGGCGGAGTACCGGGGCACGGAGACGCTCGACGACGCGCTGGTGCTGTGCCTGGACTGGTTCGGCCGGCCGGACGGCCGGGGCGCGGCCTAA
- a CDS encoding winged helix-turn-helix transcriptional regulator, which produces MVTKQFGGSPEDADLRRADSLAREIFSDVANKWALLIIEALGEGTLRFTELRGAVEGISHKMLTQNLRMLERYGLVERCVHPTVPPRVEYTLTEPGQGLRRTVHVMCDWTHEHIGHIEASRRAFDTA; this is translated from the coding sequence ATGGTGACCAAGCAGTTCGGCGGCTCGCCCGAGGACGCGGACCTGCGGCGCGCGGACTCGCTGGCGCGGGAGATCTTCTCCGACGTCGCCAACAAGTGGGCGCTCCTGATCATCGAGGCCCTGGGCGAGGGCACCCTCCGCTTCACCGAGCTGCGGGGCGCGGTCGAGGGCATCAGCCACAAGATGCTCACCCAGAACCTGCGGATGCTGGAGCGCTACGGACTGGTCGAGCGGTGTGTGCACCCCACCGTGCCCCCGCGGGTCGAGTACACCCTCACCGAGCCGGGGCAGGGCCTGCGCCGGACGGTCCATGTGATGTGCGACTGGACGCATGAGCACATCGGCCACATCGAGGCCTCGCGCCGCGCCTTCGACACGGCTTAG
- a CDS encoding RidA family protein — protein MAITLVNPSGLPEIGAYRQVSVATGSKLVFVAGQVAWDAEGTTVGEGDLAAQVEQAYVNVGTALAAVGGTFDDVAKLTVYVVDWTPGKMPAFLEGVSRAAARLGVTPEAPGTLVGVAALDLPGHLVEVEATAVLDA, from the coding sequence ATGGCCATCACCCTGGTGAACCCGAGCGGACTGCCGGAGATCGGCGCCTACCGGCAGGTGTCGGTCGCGACCGGATCGAAGCTGGTCTTCGTTGCCGGGCAGGTCGCCTGGGACGCGGAGGGGACCACCGTCGGCGAGGGCGACCTCGCCGCCCAGGTCGAGCAGGCTTACGTGAACGTCGGCACGGCCCTCGCCGCTGTCGGCGGTACCTTCGACGACGTGGCGAAGCTGACCGTGTACGTCGTGGACTGGACGCCCGGGAAGATGCCCGCGTTCCTGGAGGGTGTGTCCCGGGCCGCCGCGAGGCTGGGCGTCACGCCCGAAGCGCCCGGCACCCTGGTGGGCGTCGCGGCCCTGGACCTCCCCGGACACCTGGTGGAGGTCGAGGCCACCGCCGTGCTCGACGCCTGA
- a CDS encoding ATP-binding protein codes for MNEQVTSPPEDPGQGLAAAEVPPSAEVLLSAEVFDGEPGCIAQARALADRFLTRLAVECLAPIGEHTRSDLMLAVSELVTNADRYSHGPYLLELEGTAQLISVTVYDSSTAMPVLYAPDPSRLGGHGMEIVVALCDRLTAERVPVGKRIRAEFQLST; via the coding sequence ATGAACGAACAGGTCACCTCCCCACCGGAAGACCCGGGACAGGGGCTGGCTGCCGCCGAGGTACCGCCTTCCGCCGAGGTACTGCTGAGCGCCGAGGTCTTCGACGGCGAGCCGGGCTGCATCGCGCAGGCCCGTGCGCTCGCCGACCGCTTCCTGACGCGGCTCGCGGTGGAGTGCCTCGCCCCGATCGGCGAGCACACGCGCAGCGACCTGATGCTGGCCGTGAGCGAGCTGGTCACCAACGCCGACCGCTACAGCCACGGCCCCTACCTCCTGGAGCTGGAGGGCACCGCGCAGCTCATCAGCGTCACGGTCTACGACAGCAGCACCGCGATGCCCGTGCTGTACGCCCCCGACCCGTCCCGCCTCGGCGGTCACGGCATGGAGATCGTGGTGGCCCTGTGCGACCGGCTCACGGCCGAGCGGGTGCCGGTGGGCAAGCGGATCCGGGCGGAGTTCCAGCTCAGCACCTGA
- a CDS encoding response regulator: protein MNTPVQPIEVLLVEDDPGDELMTREAFEDNKIRNTLHVVRDGQEALDFLYRRGEYGDAPRPDLVLLDLNLPKYDGRQVLEQIKGDPELALIPVVVLTTSSAEEDILRSYKLHANAYVTKPVDLDQFIAAVRQIDEFFVTVVRLPGRA, encoded by the coding sequence GTGAACACCCCTGTCCAGCCCATCGAGGTCCTGCTCGTCGAGGACGACCCCGGCGACGAGCTGATGACCCGTGAGGCCTTCGAGGACAACAAGATCCGCAACACCCTGCACGTCGTGCGCGACGGACAGGAGGCGCTGGACTTCCTCTACCGGCGGGGCGAGTACGGCGACGCCCCCCGCCCGGACCTGGTACTGCTGGACCTGAACCTGCCCAAGTACGACGGCCGGCAGGTGCTGGAACAGATCAAGGGCGACCCCGAGCTCGCCCTCATCCCCGTGGTCGTGCTTACCACGTCCTCCGCCGAGGAGGACATCCTGCGCAGCTACAAGCTCCACGCCAACGCGTACGTGACGAAGCCGGTGGACCTCGATCAGTTCATCGCGGCGGTGCGCCAGATCGACGAATTCTTCGTGACCGTGGTGCGGCTGCCCGGACGTGCGTAG
- a CDS encoding ATP-binding protein: MTEQAAPGGLASRLSVQNWVHLILGGFIVVVCACLVIGGLVLARISDRTTELVDRIQPARSASFQLQNSLLDQETGIRGFALTGDDSFLEPYEAGKAAEQERLAQVRRLVGPGSQYADDLDAIASAAEKWRRTKAEPLIATVREQGPSEATTSAQLQRSKADFDQLRQAYGAQQGHLAEARDQARTDLGSARTTRDRVVIALVAVFVLTVVALSLLLHRVVGVPLNRLRDASDRVRSGAFGTRIEIKGPSDVQSVAWAVEEMRGRLADELAEAQNREALLAEQTQELRRSNAELEQFAYVASHDLQEPLRKIASFCQLLEKRYGKELDDRGKQYIAFAVDGAKRMQVLINDLLTFSRVGRVQESWKPVDLGRALDRALGNLTLAIEESGTVIERPDSLPELLGDPTALTMVWQNLVGNAVKFRREDVPCRISVTCVQEGEDWHLTVSDNGIGIAPEFADKVFVIFQRLHARDEYDGTGIGLALCRKIIEFHGGRIWLEPEPGEGTRFHFTLPVAPEAPTHTAAELLAPALLTSQPGEPS; the protein is encoded by the coding sequence ATGACGGAACAAGCGGCTCCGGGCGGCCTCGCATCGCGGCTGTCGGTGCAGAACTGGGTCCATCTCATACTCGGCGGATTCATCGTGGTGGTCTGCGCCTGTCTGGTGATCGGCGGGCTCGTGCTGGCCCGGATCTCCGACCGCACGACAGAGCTGGTGGACCGCATCCAGCCCGCGAGGTCCGCGTCCTTCCAGCTCCAGAACTCCCTGCTGGACCAGGAGACCGGGATCAGGGGATTCGCGCTGACCGGCGACGACTCCTTCCTCGAACCGTACGAGGCGGGGAAAGCCGCCGAGCAGGAGCGCCTCGCGCAGGTGCGGCGCCTGGTGGGCCCCGGCAGCCAGTACGCCGACGACCTCGACGCCATCGCCTCCGCCGCCGAGAAGTGGCGGCGGACCAAGGCCGAGCCGCTGATCGCGACGGTCCGGGAGCAGGGGCCGAGCGAGGCCACCACCTCCGCCCAGTTGCAGCGCAGCAAGGCGGACTTCGACCAGCTGCGGCAGGCGTACGGCGCCCAGCAGGGGCATCTCGCCGAGGCGCGTGACCAGGCGCGAACCGACCTCGGCTCGGCGCGGACCACCCGCGACCGGGTGGTGATCGCCCTGGTCGCCGTCTTCGTGCTGACCGTGGTGGCGCTGAGCCTGCTGCTCCACCGCGTGGTCGGCGTCCCGCTCAACCGGCTGCGCGACGCCTCCGACCGCGTCAGGTCGGGGGCCTTCGGGACGCGCATCGAGATCAAGGGGCCCTCCGACGTACAGTCCGTGGCCTGGGCCGTGGAGGAGATGCGGGGGCGGCTGGCGGACGAACTGGCCGAGGCGCAGAACCGCGAGGCCCTGCTGGCGGAGCAGACACAGGAGCTGCGGCGTTCCAATGCGGAGCTGGAGCAGTTCGCGTACGTCGCCTCGCACGATCTCCAGGAGCCCCTACGCAAGATCGCCTCCTTCTGTCAGCTCCTGGAGAAGCGGTACGGCAAGGAGCTCGACGACCGGGGCAAGCAGTACATCGCCTTCGCGGTGGACGGCGCCAAGCGGATGCAGGTCCTCATCAACGACCTGTTGACGTTCTCGCGGGTGGGCCGGGTGCAGGAGAGCTGGAAGCCGGTCGATCTGGGCCGGGCCCTGGACCGCGCCCTGGGCAATCTGACCCTCGCGATCGAGGAGTCGGGAACCGTGATCGAGCGGCCGGACTCCCTGCCCGAACTGCTCGGGGACCCGACCGCGCTCACCATGGTCTGGCAGAACCTCGTCGGCAACGCGGTGAAGTTCCGCCGGGAGGACGTCCCGTGCCGGATCTCGGTCACCTGCGTACAGGAGGGCGAGGACTGGCACCTGACGGTGTCGGACAACGGGATCGGGATCGCGCCCGAGTTCGCGGACAAGGTGTTCGTCATCTTCCAGCGACTGCACGCCCGTGACGAGTACGACGGCACGGGCATCGGCCTCGCGCTCTGCCGGAAGATCATCGAGTTCCACGGTGGCCGGATCTGGCTGGAGCCCGAACCGGGCGAAGGCACCCGTTTCCACTTCACCCTGCCCGTGGCGCCCGAGGCGCCCACGCACACCGCGGCGGAGCTGCTCGCTCCCGCCCTGCTCACCAGCCAGCCGGGAGAACCTTCGTGA